A genomic region of Castor canadensis chromosome 16, mCasCan1.hap1v2, whole genome shotgun sequence contains the following coding sequences:
- the Phldb3 gene encoding pleckstrin homology-like domain family B member 3 isoform X2, whose translation MGTPSSPEEVTPSPPVPECDAEVQPQGAAQPQGRPEDPQGQAAPQASAELPSGRGAEPQAEEEEEVEEGSSTESCRDEPEATPPVQILATPPTCTPSGEGVRGVARRLRGQQLEALTRVALMEQRVKELQRQRKELRIEMEVEVALLRGELAGERVAARREEEQLQELLGQQVAAEQGSRELREQEQRRLNQEREHVEGLRRRLRDAESQLDSQPEGQRERLLQGVQEMREQLDVAQRAYEDLEFQQLERESWQEEEERDSPGARAPDPKVQELQASVAQHKRRIQVLEEQLRSLGEQMAAESRGLSRKKEEAIQALTQERSRLLELSHLHGTPGGDFSEPSQALTKLLFTQKTDRQLLVLQDPTAQAAASSTSSCLFSVHSSLQGSIGLQRTGSLSRKRGERTSQRGSPRPLSLHCPGPLETSALVPAVGASGRHPLYQLLNCGPGNSAALHPDIAHMERLLQQAVAERERLLKAREGTRRSPDCSSGPVVPAITAPPAPPPRPPGPRVLDLRQHLERWGHNPESCPHLRVLGGCCRGPLVKMGGRIKTWRKRWFCFDRQARRLAYYADKEETKLKGVIYFQAIEEVYYDHLRCAFKSPSPRLTFCVKTYERLFYMVAPSPEAMRIWMDVIVTAADENHAP comes from the exons ATGGGGACGCCGAGCAGCCCCGAGGAGGTGACCCCGTCGCCACCAGTCCCAGAATGCGATGCAGAAGTCCAGCCCCAAGGGGCTGCCCAACCCCAGGGGCGTCCCGAGGACCCCCAAGGACAGGCGGCTCCCCAGGCCTCGGCGGAGCTTCCGAGCGGCCGAGGAGCTGAGCCGCAGgcggaggaagaggaagaagtggaGGAAGGCAGCAGCACCGAGAGCTGCCGCGACGAG CCGGAGGCCACGCCTCCAGTACAGATCCTGGCCACGCCCCCCACGTGTACCCCTTCTGGAGAAGGGGTGAGAGGGGTGGCGCGGCGGCTGCGAGGACAGCAGCTGGAGGCACTGACCCGTGTGGCCCTGATGGAGCAGCGAGTGAAGGAGCTCCAGCGACAGAGGAAGGAGTTGAGGATCGAG atggaggtggaggtggccCTGCTTCGGGGTGAGCTGGCCGGGGAGCGAGTGGCCGCCCGGCGGGAGGAGGAGCAGCTCCAAGAGCTACTGGGCCAGCAGGTGGCCGCGGAGCAGGGCAGCCGGGAGCTTCGGGAACAG GAGCAGAGGCGGCTGAACCAGGAGCGGGAGCATGTGGAGGGCCTTCGCCGAAGACTTCGGGATGCCGAGTCCCAGCTTGATTCTCAGCCCGAAGGCCAGCGGGAGCGGCTTCTGCAGGGGGTGCAGGAG ATGAGGGAACAGCTGGATGTGGCCCAGCGTGCCTATGAGGACCTGGAGTTCCAGCAACTGGAGAGGGAGAGCtggcaggaagaggaggagcGGGACAGCCCCGGGGCCCGGGCGCCTGACCCCAAGGTCCAGGAACTTCAGGCCAGTGTGGCACAGCACAAG CGCCGGATCCAGGTCTTGGAAGAACAGCTCAGGTCATTGGGGGAACAGATGGCTGCTGAGAGCCGTGGGCTGAGCCGGAAGAAGGAAGAGGCCATCCAGGCCCTGACACAG GAACGGAGCCGACTGCTGGAGCTCAGCCACCTTCATGGAACACCTGGTGGGGACTTCTCTGAGCCCAGCCAAGCCCTCACTAAG CTGCTGTTTACTCAGAAGACAGACCGCCAGCTGCTGGTGCTGCAGGACCCCACCGCCCAGGCGGCTGCCTCTTCTACCTCCTCCTGTCTCTTCTCCGTCCACAGCTCCCTGCAG GGATCCATTGGTCTCCAGAGGACCGGAAGCCTGTCCCGAAAAAGGGGAGAGAGGACAAGCCAGAGGGGCTCCCCCCGACCTCTGTCCCTCCATTGTCCAG GACCCCTGGAGACCTCGGCTCTCGTGCCAGCAGTGGGGGCCTCTGGAAGACACCCTCTCTATCAGCTGCTGAACTGTGGCCCTGGGAATAG CGCAGCCCTCCACCCAGACATTGCACACATGGAGCGGCTGCTACAGCAGGCAGTGGCAGAGAGGGAGCGGCTGCTCAAGGCCAGG GAAGGGACCAGAAGAAGCCCAGACTGCTCCTCAGGCCCTGTTGTTCCTGCCATCACG GCCCCACCCGCGCCCCCACCGCGCCCCCCAGGACCCCGCGTCCTGGACCTCCGGCAGCACCTGGAACGCTGGGGCCACAACCCCGAAAGCTGCCCGCACTTGCGGGTGTTGGGGGGCTGCTGCCGCGGGCCCCTGGTGAAGATGGGCGGCCGCATCAAGACCTGGAGGAAGCGGTGGTTCTGCTTCGACCGCCAGGCTCGCCGCCTGGCCTACTACGCGG ACAAGGAAGAGACCAAGCTCAAAGGTGTCATCTACTTCCAGGCCATTGAGGAAGTCTACTATGACCACTTGCGCTGTGCCTTCAAG AGCCCCAGCCCCCGCCTGACGTTCTGCGTCAAAACCTACGAACGCCTTTTCTACATGGTGGCCCCGAGCCCCGAAGCCATGCGGATTTGGATGGACGTCATCGTGACTGCCGCGGATGAGAACCACGCCCCCTGA
- the Phldb3 gene encoding pleckstrin homology-like domain family B member 3 isoform X1 encodes MGTPSSPEEVTPSPPVPECDAEVQPQGAAQPQGRPEDPQGQAAPQASAELPSGRGAEPQAEEEEEVEEGSSTESCRDEPEATPPVQILATPPTCTPSGEGVRGVARRLRGQQLEALTRVALMEQRVKELQRQRKELRIEMEVEVALLRGELAGERVAARREEEQLQELLGQQVAAEQGSRELREQEQRRLNQEREHVEGLRRRLRDAESQLDSQPEGQRERLLQGVQEMREQLDVAQRAYEDLEFQQLERESWQEEEERDSPGARAPDPKVQELQASVAQHKRRIQVLEEQLRSLGEQMAAESRGLSRKKEEAIQALTQERSRLLELSHLHGTPGGDFSEPSQALTKLLFTQKTDRQLLVLQDPTAQAAASSTSSCLFSVHSSLQGSIGLQRTGSLSRKRGERTSQRGSPRPLSLHCPGPLETSALVPAVGASGRHPLYQLLNCGPGNSSAALHPDIAHMERLLQQAVAERERLLKAREGTRRSPDCSSGPVVPAITAPPAPPPRPPGPRVLDLRQHLERWGHNPESCPHLRVLGGCCRGPLVKMGGRIKTWRKRWFCFDRQARRLAYYADKEETKLKGVIYFQAIEEVYYDHLRCAFKSPSPRLTFCVKTYERLFYMVAPSPEAMRIWMDVIVTAADENHAP; translated from the exons ATGGGGACGCCGAGCAGCCCCGAGGAGGTGACCCCGTCGCCACCAGTCCCAGAATGCGATGCAGAAGTCCAGCCCCAAGGGGCTGCCCAACCCCAGGGGCGTCCCGAGGACCCCCAAGGACAGGCGGCTCCCCAGGCCTCGGCGGAGCTTCCGAGCGGCCGAGGAGCTGAGCCGCAGgcggaggaagaggaagaagtggaGGAAGGCAGCAGCACCGAGAGCTGCCGCGACGAG CCGGAGGCCACGCCTCCAGTACAGATCCTGGCCACGCCCCCCACGTGTACCCCTTCTGGAGAAGGGGTGAGAGGGGTGGCGCGGCGGCTGCGAGGACAGCAGCTGGAGGCACTGACCCGTGTGGCCCTGATGGAGCAGCGAGTGAAGGAGCTCCAGCGACAGAGGAAGGAGTTGAGGATCGAG atggaggtggaggtggccCTGCTTCGGGGTGAGCTGGCCGGGGAGCGAGTGGCCGCCCGGCGGGAGGAGGAGCAGCTCCAAGAGCTACTGGGCCAGCAGGTGGCCGCGGAGCAGGGCAGCCGGGAGCTTCGGGAACAG GAGCAGAGGCGGCTGAACCAGGAGCGGGAGCATGTGGAGGGCCTTCGCCGAAGACTTCGGGATGCCGAGTCCCAGCTTGATTCTCAGCCCGAAGGCCAGCGGGAGCGGCTTCTGCAGGGGGTGCAGGAG ATGAGGGAACAGCTGGATGTGGCCCAGCGTGCCTATGAGGACCTGGAGTTCCAGCAACTGGAGAGGGAGAGCtggcaggaagaggaggagcGGGACAGCCCCGGGGCCCGGGCGCCTGACCCCAAGGTCCAGGAACTTCAGGCCAGTGTGGCACAGCACAAG CGCCGGATCCAGGTCTTGGAAGAACAGCTCAGGTCATTGGGGGAACAGATGGCTGCTGAGAGCCGTGGGCTGAGCCGGAAGAAGGAAGAGGCCATCCAGGCCCTGACACAG GAACGGAGCCGACTGCTGGAGCTCAGCCACCTTCATGGAACACCTGGTGGGGACTTCTCTGAGCCCAGCCAAGCCCTCACTAAG CTGCTGTTTACTCAGAAGACAGACCGCCAGCTGCTGGTGCTGCAGGACCCCACCGCCCAGGCGGCTGCCTCTTCTACCTCCTCCTGTCTCTTCTCCGTCCACAGCTCCCTGCAG GGATCCATTGGTCTCCAGAGGACCGGAAGCCTGTCCCGAAAAAGGGGAGAGAGGACAAGCCAGAGGGGCTCCCCCCGACCTCTGTCCCTCCATTGTCCAG GACCCCTGGAGACCTCGGCTCTCGTGCCAGCAGTGGGGGCCTCTGGAAGACACCCTCTCTATCAGCTGCTGAACTGTGGCCCTGGGAATAG CAGCGCAGCCCTCCACCCAGACATTGCACACATGGAGCGGCTGCTACAGCAGGCAGTGGCAGAGAGGGAGCGGCTGCTCAAGGCCAGG GAAGGGACCAGAAGAAGCCCAGACTGCTCCTCAGGCCCTGTTGTTCCTGCCATCACG GCCCCACCCGCGCCCCCACCGCGCCCCCCAGGACCCCGCGTCCTGGACCTCCGGCAGCACCTGGAACGCTGGGGCCACAACCCCGAAAGCTGCCCGCACTTGCGGGTGTTGGGGGGCTGCTGCCGCGGGCCCCTGGTGAAGATGGGCGGCCGCATCAAGACCTGGAGGAAGCGGTGGTTCTGCTTCGACCGCCAGGCTCGCCGCCTGGCCTACTACGCGG ACAAGGAAGAGACCAAGCTCAAAGGTGTCATCTACTTCCAGGCCATTGAGGAAGTCTACTATGACCACTTGCGCTGTGCCTTCAAG AGCCCCAGCCCCCGCCTGACGTTCTGCGTCAAAACCTACGAACGCCTTTTCTACATGGTGGCCCCGAGCCCCGAAGCCATGCGGATTTGGATGGACGTCATCGTGACTGCCGCGGATGAGAACCACGCCCCCTGA
- the Phldb3 gene encoding pleckstrin homology-like domain family B member 3 isoform X3 encodes MGTPSSPEEVTPSPPVPECDAEVQPQGAAQPQGRPEDPQGQAAPQASAELPSGRGAEPQAEEEEEVEEGSSTESCRDEPEATPPVQILATPPTCTPSGEGVRGVARRLRGQQLEALTRVALMEQRVKELQRQRKELRIEMEVEVALLRGELAGERVAARREEEQLQELLGQQVAAEQGSRELREQEQRRLNQEREHVEGLRRRLRDAESQLDSQPEGQRERLLQGVQEMREQLDVAQRAYEDLEFQQLERESWQEEEERDSPGARAPDPKVQELQASVAQHKMAAESRGLSRKKEEAIQALTQERSRLLELSHLHGTPGGDFSEPSQALTKLLFTQKTDRQLLVLQDPTAQAAASSTSSCLFSVHSSLQGSIGLQRTGSLSRKRGERTSQRGSPRPLSLHCPGPLETSALVPAVGASGRHPLYQLLNCGPGNSSAALHPDIAHMERLLQQAVAERERLLKAREGTRRSPDCSSGPVVPAITAPPAPPPRPPGPRVLDLRQHLERWGHNPESCPHLRVLGGCCRGPLVKMGGRIKTWRKRWFCFDRQARRLAYYADKEETKLKGVIYFQAIEEVYYDHLRCAFKSPSPRLTFCVKTYERLFYMVAPSPEAMRIWMDVIVTAADENHAP; translated from the exons ATGGGGACGCCGAGCAGCCCCGAGGAGGTGACCCCGTCGCCACCAGTCCCAGAATGCGATGCAGAAGTCCAGCCCCAAGGGGCTGCCCAACCCCAGGGGCGTCCCGAGGACCCCCAAGGACAGGCGGCTCCCCAGGCCTCGGCGGAGCTTCCGAGCGGCCGAGGAGCTGAGCCGCAGgcggaggaagaggaagaagtggaGGAAGGCAGCAGCACCGAGAGCTGCCGCGACGAG CCGGAGGCCACGCCTCCAGTACAGATCCTGGCCACGCCCCCCACGTGTACCCCTTCTGGAGAAGGGGTGAGAGGGGTGGCGCGGCGGCTGCGAGGACAGCAGCTGGAGGCACTGACCCGTGTGGCCCTGATGGAGCAGCGAGTGAAGGAGCTCCAGCGACAGAGGAAGGAGTTGAGGATCGAG atggaggtggaggtggccCTGCTTCGGGGTGAGCTGGCCGGGGAGCGAGTGGCCGCCCGGCGGGAGGAGGAGCAGCTCCAAGAGCTACTGGGCCAGCAGGTGGCCGCGGAGCAGGGCAGCCGGGAGCTTCGGGAACAG GAGCAGAGGCGGCTGAACCAGGAGCGGGAGCATGTGGAGGGCCTTCGCCGAAGACTTCGGGATGCCGAGTCCCAGCTTGATTCTCAGCCCGAAGGCCAGCGGGAGCGGCTTCTGCAGGGGGTGCAGGAG ATGAGGGAACAGCTGGATGTGGCCCAGCGTGCCTATGAGGACCTGGAGTTCCAGCAACTGGAGAGGGAGAGCtggcaggaagaggaggagcGGGACAGCCCCGGGGCCCGGGCGCCTGACCCCAAGGTCCAGGAACTTCAGGCCAGTGTGGCACAGCACAAG ATGGCTGCTGAGAGCCGTGGGCTGAGCCGGAAGAAGGAAGAGGCCATCCAGGCCCTGACACAG GAACGGAGCCGACTGCTGGAGCTCAGCCACCTTCATGGAACACCTGGTGGGGACTTCTCTGAGCCCAGCCAAGCCCTCACTAAG CTGCTGTTTACTCAGAAGACAGACCGCCAGCTGCTGGTGCTGCAGGACCCCACCGCCCAGGCGGCTGCCTCTTCTACCTCCTCCTGTCTCTTCTCCGTCCACAGCTCCCTGCAG GGATCCATTGGTCTCCAGAGGACCGGAAGCCTGTCCCGAAAAAGGGGAGAGAGGACAAGCCAGAGGGGCTCCCCCCGACCTCTGTCCCTCCATTGTCCAG GACCCCTGGAGACCTCGGCTCTCGTGCCAGCAGTGGGGGCCTCTGGAAGACACCCTCTCTATCAGCTGCTGAACTGTGGCCCTGGGAATAG CAGCGCAGCCCTCCACCCAGACATTGCACACATGGAGCGGCTGCTACAGCAGGCAGTGGCAGAGAGGGAGCGGCTGCTCAAGGCCAGG GAAGGGACCAGAAGAAGCCCAGACTGCTCCTCAGGCCCTGTTGTTCCTGCCATCACG GCCCCACCCGCGCCCCCACCGCGCCCCCCAGGACCCCGCGTCCTGGACCTCCGGCAGCACCTGGAACGCTGGGGCCACAACCCCGAAAGCTGCCCGCACTTGCGGGTGTTGGGGGGCTGCTGCCGCGGGCCCCTGGTGAAGATGGGCGGCCGCATCAAGACCTGGAGGAAGCGGTGGTTCTGCTTCGACCGCCAGGCTCGCCGCCTGGCCTACTACGCGG ACAAGGAAGAGACCAAGCTCAAAGGTGTCATCTACTTCCAGGCCATTGAGGAAGTCTACTATGACCACTTGCGCTGTGCCTTCAAG AGCCCCAGCCCCCGCCTGACGTTCTGCGTCAAAACCTACGAACGCCTTTTCTACATGGTGGCCCCGAGCCCCGAAGCCATGCGGATTTGGATGGACGTCATCGTGACTGCCGCGGATGAGAACCACGCCCCCTGA
- the Lypd3 gene encoding ly6/PLAUR domain-containing protein 3, translating to MGPARKTDAGAVIWTTVWLLLLSLLLREGAQALECYSCVQRADNGCSPHKMRTVKCPPGVDVCTEAVGAVETIHGQFSVAVRGCGSGLPGKNDRGLDLHGLLAFIQLQQCAQDRCNAKLNLTSRGLNPAGNESANEPNGAECYSCVGLSHEKCHGTAPPVVSCYNASDRVYKGCFDGNVTLTAANVTVSLPVRGCVQDDSCTRDGVTGPGFTLSGSCCQGSRCNSDLRNKTYFSPRIPPLVLLPAPTTVAPTTRSRTTSITTSTPAPTTPTSATKPNPAPASQTPPQEVEPEVSPEEEPKLTGGAAGHQDRSNVGQYPGKGGVQNPSNKGSAAAGAGLAALLLTLAAGHLL from the exons ATGGGCCCCGCCAGGAAAACAGATGCCGGGGCGGTGATCTGGACCACGgtgtggctgctgctgctgtcgCTACTGCTTCGTGAAG GAGCGCAGGCCCTGGAATGTTACAGCTGCGTACAAAGGGCGGATAATGGATGCTCTCCGCACAAGATGAGGACGGTCAAGTGCCCGCCCGGCGTGGATGTCTGCACAGAGGCGGTGGGGGCAGTGGAGACCA TCCACGGGCAATTCTCAGTGGCAGTGCGGGGCTGCGGTTCGGGACTCCCCGGCAAGAATGACCGCGGACTGGACCTTCACGGGCTCCTGGCCTTCATCCAGCTGCAGCAGTGCGCCCAGGACCGGTGCAACGCCAAACTCAACCTCACCTCGCGAGGGCTCAATCCCGCAG GCAATGAGAGCGCGAACGAGCCCAATGGCGCCGAGTGCTACAGCTGCGTGGGGCTGAGCCACGAGAAGTGCCACGGCACAGCGCCGCCCGTCGTGAGCTGCTACAACGCAAGTGACCGCGTCTACAAGGGCTGCTTCGATGGCAACGTCACCTTGACGGCAG CTAATGTGACTGTGTCCTTGCCTGTCCGAGGCTGTGTCCAGGATGATTCCTGTACCCGGGATGGGGTGACAGGCCCAGGGTTCACACTCAGTGGTTCCTGCTGCCAGGGGTCGCGCTGTAACTCCGACCTCCGCAACAAAACCTACTTCTCCCCTCGAATCCCGCCTCTTGTCCTGCTGCCTGCTCCAACCACAGTGGCCCCAACCACTCGGTCCCGGACCACCTCTATCACCACTTCCACCCCAGCCCCAACTACCCCCACCTCTGCCACCAAACCCAACCCAGCCCCAGCCAGCCAGACTCCTCCCCAGGAAGTAGAGCCTGAGGTCTCCCCAGAAGAGGAGCCCAAGTTGACTGGCGGTGCAGCTGGCCACCAGGACCGCAGTAACGTGGGGCAGTACCCTGGGAAAGGTGGGGTCCAGAACCCCTCTAATAAAGGCTCAGCAGCTGCCGGGGCTGGACTGGCAGCTCTTCTGTTGACTCTGGCTGCTGGTCACCTACTATGA